GTTGAGGAATTGTTAGATTTGGAGGGCGTTGATGCTCCTTTGCAAGTACATTGTTATTTTGGTGTGAAATGTTGGCCTAGTTCATTATTCCTTCCTCCTCTCCAATTGGAGAGGTCTTTTGTAATCATCACATGGGGTTCAATCTCACGTAACCATCACACGGGATTTctctttttgtaatttcatactatcaatgaaattgtttctgaTTGCAAAAGAAATGTTGACCTAGTCTAAAGGCAACGAGCTTGGTGAAGgagacttttcttctttttcccaaCATTTGGATGGTCTTGACTCTTGGTTGGATTTCCTCtttatagttttttcttttgttggaCCCTGCTGTGGCTTGGGTTAAATCAAAGTAACAATTATTAGATAGGGGGCTTAAGGTTTCAGTTGTACATACAGTGACAGTCAGACCTATTTAGTCTTGGTGATAGATTGGTCCGAGTTGAGTAAAAACTAACTACATAGGGATTTACAAACACACCTTCACAAGATAGAACTGAGTTCAGTAAAGACCGACTAGTTAGGTATCTACAGCCACACCCATAATGCTCCAACGATTTCTAGCTTGTTCATTTAACTAGAGTAATTCGTCCAACATTCTCATAGGCATTGATTTGGCTACTCTCGCCATTCGAAGGTTTGGATAATCTTGGTcgggatttggaatgatgtcatattaaaaatcactttcaaacatggttttagtttattcaaaatcaattgtGATGCTATGAAAATCatgtttaaaagtgtaaaactAAATAGTAAATTGATTATGAATGACTAAATACATGTTTGAGCGTATTTTTGAACACGATGAAACTGATTTTATTCATTCCCAAATATGTCTCTAGACTATTAACCAAACCACCGCCCTACAATTAGTCTCTGGGAAACCATGATTAGGGATATTGTACCTTTTCTGCTGGCATTTTGCTGATTACTGCTGCCATGTAACATTGAGAAAATTCTCAAGTAAACTTAACCAAATAAGAGTAAGACCTAAATCCCTTAATCAATGTCTTATTCACTTCCTTGTGTAGGATTTGGACAGAGCTTTCGTGAAGATACGTCCGAAGAACAACTCCAAGAAACCAGCACAAAAGCTTCTTAACAGGTGAAAAATCTCTCTTCAATGAAGATCACATGGCCCCGTTCTTTCATTAATCATTATGTAGACTTccaaaaaagaatgaaaaaaagagGAATGGTGCCAGATGCTTCAATATTTGTTTTGGAATATTTATTTCCATCTTGATCCATGAGATAATGTGAgcttattttcttttccttctccatattaagtttatttgctttttttttaatagtatagcaagtttttgaaaatgaaaaattaagttGTCTTTTGTGGGGTTAAATAGAACTTTTAGTCccttaatttttatgaaagcaAAAGTTCCATTTTTGTATTTATGATGATTTAGTCTGTAACAATTTATTTTtagtacttttaattttttttatataatttagttcATATTACCAAATCGagcatagctcaattgacatacCCCTAGCCTGTATTAGAAATCATGAGGTGTGTGGATCGAATCTTCAAAAATATAATTAAGCTCCTATTATGTTAAGTTTTAACGAAGTTTCTTTTCTATGTAGATCGATAAATTGAACAAGTACTAAATGTATAAGATTTTGAATGATATTTTTCATGGCATCGGTTATTCTTCATTAAGTGGACTAAATCattaaagtttttcttttaaacaaagTTGTTAAGGTTTAGTACCTTTTAACAtagtgttttgttttgtttggctttttttttttagcttgtttttttgttttttttctttaaataaaaaattcatatacGTGTTTGAAAAATCCTTAGAATTCAACTAAATATGTAACAACTAGTTTTTATCACAATTTAAGTGTCaaatagattatttatttaactgaGCTTGCATCTCAGGTTTTGATGGACGGGAtttctattttaatatatatttttaaatttaaatttgcgACAGTCCAATTTGAGTATAACGTTGAAGTAGGATAGATAGGATACAATATTCGTAAGAAGAAAAAAGTGACGTCACCAGCATCCTTTGTGAATTTAAATATAATGGAAGattttgttcaaattaaacagcctttatttttttttcagctTTCTTAATTCTAACATTTCAATTTGTGTTTAGAAATCACAAATGTAATTTTATGGGAAACTTTATTTCGGTTTCaggaaatttaatttaatattttcaagtaaataACCTTTTATTTAATCTTATGGTTACTATTGTCAAACAGAAAATTTATTGcttaagttatttaattaatggaaacaatatttttttttgagaaaaaattcttggaaacatttttttcttttttgaaattgtTATCATTCATGGAAACATTTTTAATAAGAGTTAATCCACGTTTCAGTATTATTGATACGAGAGatatagatttaaaatgaacaattgtaaatatttatatattttgaattaaatcatattatatatgttTACAGTATTTCCACAACCAAATTGGAAACGAGATGTGCTTTTCCGCAACAGTATTTTTACAATAAGTGCCTAAGCTGTTTCAGCTCCCAATATTCACTAAAAAAATCTTTAAGTGCCTAAGCTGTTTCAGCTCCCAATATTCACTAAAAAAATCTTTAAGATTTTTATTGTAAAGATAATTTTGAAACAATTATGAAAAAGTCTAAATGTTATCTTGTTAACAATAGTGTAAAGTTcaactatatttttttatagaggtAGTTCTTCTAAGGGGcagttgcaaatataataatcaaatctaaaatattagtagatataacacaatgcaaaaaaaaaaaatatatatatatagatataacaaaattttgataatcgatcagtgatagaccatactattgatagaagtttatcaatgatatacTGTATAATTGATagactttgctatatttataattttttaaaaatattgttatatacCATAATTGATAGACTTAATAATTATTTAGCCTAGTTGCAAATATAGGAATCAAATCCAAAGTATTAACAAATATAACACGATATAAAAAGTTCTAcagatatagaaaaatttagatCTAATTGTTGGAGTCTATCATTAGTAGATTATATCGTCGGTATGAGTATGTAGTGATAAAATCTATCACAAATACGAGTTTGCTCTATTACAAatagattttattatatttacaatatttaaaaatgttgcaCTTCCCTTTTTTACAACTCAAcatttaaagtaaaaaaaaagttcCAATTAGAAAAGCAATTTGGAAAAAAAGGTTGGTTTGGTTTGGACAATTAGACACTCTCGTTGGGTTGGGTGGAGCGGACTCTCATTTTTCCAAACCATAACATTAGggtcaaattaacccaaaaaaagTTGACGCAAAAATCACACAATTACCATTTAACCGATCTTAGAAACACGTCCGTTTCGTAAGATCGATTAATCTTGCAGGGGTATTATAGTAATTAATCCAAGTTATACCCAagtaatttacatttttaaccctCTATCGTAACTCAGGCTGCTCCAAAACTATTTCTTCTGCGCATAATTCCTTCACTGACTGCTCTCACTTTGGTTTCATCACCACTCCATTCCATACACATTTCTTCCTGAGATCCCAAAGCCGTAGCCACGAGGTATTCACTTTCTCATTCTTTCATCTCTATAAGAACCGAATCCGTTCGTTGCTTTCATTTCTGGCTACGATTTCGCGATTTCGTTCTGCTTCTGTGATTTTCTTTGTGCGGAGACCTCCCGGAGCTTTCATGGCGGCTATTGCCGGTTCGAACGCTGTTGCTTTCAGTAAGGTTGGAATTGTTGGTAAATTTGAAGGCAGCGTTGATCGGAGAGCTAATTCTGTTCAGCATTGGTCCCCGATTTGTGGCGGAGCTGGATCGAATCAGCTTCGAGGTTGTTTTGGCCTCCAGTTGAGATCGAAGAGCTCTTTTGCTTCTACAGGTATGATTTcttacaattttatttatttatttttttaattttttctttacgTGTTTGCTTGAGCGATTAGAAGTGAGACGAGAGAGGCTACATTCATGCTTTTGATTGTTCGAGTTTTTCTGTTATCAGTAGTCGTTGATGCCGTCTACCTTTACTTTTGGGGAAGTTATTCCTCTAAGGAACTCTTGCTAATGCCTGTGGAATTATGATCTTATATTCATAATGAACACGCAGGAATAAAAGCTCAGGTTGCTACAGCAGAACAAGCAAGCATTAAGGAAGACCAGCAAGTGGAGGCGCCTGTGGCTATTGTGACAGGAGCCTCGAGAGGAATTGGAAGAGCCATCGCATTGAGCTTGGGAAAGGCGGGTTGTAAGGTACATCTCTTTTCTGTTTGCGTATAAAGCTCAATTACTTATTTCAggtttaatatgttgcataaatttggacttgaaaatGCGATCCTTGTCTCCTTGGATGTAGTTTTTCTGCTAGCATTCACTTTGGAgatgaaatatggaaaaaggTTTCACTTATTATATCCAGTTGTTttatggagttttttttttcttttttgctgcATAAGCTGAAGTATTTCCTGTTTACGATTTGTTTTCAGAAGACATCACTGTCCAGTCAATTTTTGTATCATTTTATCTGTTAAAACTATTAATTCTGAATTTTCAATCAAACAACAATTTGTAGGTCCTGGTTAATTATGCTAGATCGTCAAAGGAGGCTGAGGAAGTTTCTAAACAGGTAAATAATTCAACTATTTCAGTTCTCATCTCTTGAACTGCATTTTGGCGTTGTGCAAATGTTGTAAAAGCTAATAGACCTCTGGAGACTGTTTATTGAGCAGAATGCTCAAAAGAAGCTCAAGCGACTTGGAAATTTCCACACAGTTATTAGACTGATAAAAAAAAGTGGTTACATAGATGAATTAAGCATATTACACTTTTAGGTTCAATTATAAAGCTTATCTCATGTTGTAGTTTTACGATTTTCATTCAATTCTTATGATAGCTCAATAATTGATTCTGTAACAAGGTTCATCGCACGAAGTTTTGAGGGGTTATCAGTTCTTTTCCTGTCTTATATGCAAAGGTTAGGAACCATTAAATTTGACCATAGAAAAGGGTGAAAGGTTAAAATCGGTAGCCTTCTGAGACTACtctttaataacaaattaatcaaCCTATTTACTAATTTTAGCCCCAATACTtatttaataacaaattaattgacCTATATAATAATTAACCTATACATTAATAATGAAAGTATGGTTcgttatataaaaattaattaacctaTATTAATTAAGGCCTAATACTTATTTACTTTTCAAGTCCCATCACAAGGCTCTCTAGATTTCACTACCCAAGCACGAAACAATTCTTATATGACCAGGCATCAGTCAACTGGCTATTATTTTTCATTGACTTAATTCTTCTTGTTTGACCAAgcgttttttttccttatttatttattttaatgtgTTACTTCTGCCTTCAGTTTAGTTAGCCTGCTATGTAAGGTCATTCTACTTTCTGAACCATTTAGTCATGGTCTTTAAGCTCATTATTCCGAAAGCAGTAAAGTGCCAATGAATAATATTAGGACATCCAAATTGTGCAATGGTTCTATTTCACAAACCTGCAACATTGCCGCTCAATTTCGTCTGATGATAATGGTGACTTGATGATCATTTTGAAAagatgatttatttttcttgtaatCGCAGATTGAGGGCTTTGGTGGGCAGGCTCTTACTTTTGGTGGAGATGTGTCAAAGGAGGCTGATGTAGATTCAATGATCAAGACAGTAAGCAACTTCCCTTTTCTGAGTTAACTAGTTTATGCATTTACTTGTTACTCACTTGCATGGCTGTCATTTGTACAGGCCATTGATGCTTGGGGAACTGTTGATATATTGATCAACAATGCAGGTGTGTATAGATTCTTTAACATCTCCAGCTTCCTGGCTATTTAACTTGGTTACTTTTACCCTATATTTCCATGGAAATCAGGAATTACTCGTGATGGCTTGTTGATGAGAATGAAGACATCTCAATGGCAGGAGGTGATTGACCTGAATCTTACTGGTGTTTATCTCTGCACTCAGGTATGA
This genomic window from Benincasa hispida cultivar B227 chromosome 4, ASM972705v1, whole genome shotgun sequence contains:
- the LOC120074934 gene encoding 3-oxoacyl-[acyl-carrier-protein] reductase 4, encoding MAAIAGSNAVAFSKVGIVGKFEGSVDRRANSVQHWSPICGGAGSNQLRGCFGLQLRSKSSFASTGIKAQVATAEQASIKEDQQVEAPVAIVTGASRGIGRAIALSLGKAGCKVLVNYARSSKEAEEVSKQIEGFGGQALTFGGDVSKEADVDSMIKTAIDAWGTVDILINNAGITRDGLLMRMKTSQWQEVIDLNLTGVYLCTQAASKIMMKKKKGRIINIASVVGQVGNIGQANYSAAKAGVIGFTKSVAKEYASRNINVNAVAPGFIASDMTAKLGPEIEKKILSTIPLARYGQPEEVAGLVEFLALNPAASYITGQVLTIDGGMVM